A genome region from Tenrec ecaudatus isolate mTenEca1 chromosome 13, mTenEca1.hap1, whole genome shotgun sequence includes the following:
- the CHRND gene encoding acetylcholine receptor subunit delta isoform X1, whose amino-acid sequence MEGPLLVLGLLVTLAVSGNWALNEEERLIRHLFQEKGYNKEVRPVAHKDESVDVSLALTLSNLISLKEVEETLTTNVWIEHGWTDSRLQWDAEEFGNISILRLPAELLWLPEIVLENNNDGSFQISYSCNVLVYPSGYVYWLPPAIFRSSCPISVTYFPFDWQNCSLKFSSLKYTAKEITLSLKQEADEEEHQYFVEWIIIDPEGFTENGEWEIVHRPARVNVDPSVPLDSRDRQDVTFYLIIRRKPLFYIINILVPCVLISFMVNLVFYLPADSGEKTSVAVSVLLAQSVFLLLISKRLPATSMAIPLIGKFLLFGMVLVAMVVVICVIVLNIHFRTPSTHVLSEGVKKLFLETLPELLHMSHPAEDGPGPGTLVRRSSSVGYISKAEEYFSLKSRSDLMFEKQSERHGLARRLTTARRPPPGSKQTQKELFSELKPAVDGANFIVNHMRDQNNYNEEKDCWNRVSRTVDRLCLFVVTPIMVVVTAWIFLQGVYNQPPPQPFPGDPFSYQEKDKRFI is encoded by the exons ATGGAGGGGCCCTTGCTGGTGCTGGGGCTGCTGGTCACCTTAGCGGTGTCTG GCAACTGGGCCCTGAACGAGGAGGAGCGGCTGATCCGGCACCTGTTCCAGGAGAAGGGCTACAACAAGGAGGTCCGGCCAGTGGCCCACAAGGACGAGAGCGTGGACGTCTCTCTGGCCCTCACCCTCTCCAACCTCATCTCCCTG AAAGAAGTGGAGGAGACCCTCACCACCAACGTGTGGATAGAGCAT ggctggaccGACAGCCGTCTGCAGTGGGATGCTGAGGAATTTGGAAACATCAGTATCTTGCGCCTGCCTGCCGAACTACTGTGGCTTCCAGAGATAGTGCTGGAGAATAA CAATGACGGCTCATTCCAGATATCCTACTCCTGCAACGTGCTCGTCTACCCATCAGGCTACGTGTACTGGCTGCCACCCGCCATCTTCCGCTCCTCCTGCCCCATCTCCGTCACCTACTTCCCCTTCGACTGGCAGAACTGCTCCCTCAAGTTCAG CTCGCTCAAGTACACGGCCAAGGAGATCACCTTGAGCCTGAAGCAGGAGGCTGACGAAGAGGAGCACCAGTACTTCGTGGAGTGGATCATCATTGACCCCGAGGGCTTCACAG AGAATGGGGAGTGGGAGATTGTGCACCGGCCCGCGAGGGTCAACGTGGACCCCAGCGTCCCGCTGGACAGCCGCGACCGGCAGGACGTCACCTTCTACCTCATCATCCGTCGCAAGccgctcttctacatcatcaacatCTTGGTGCCCTGCGTCCTCATCTCCTTCATGGTCAACCTGGTCTTCTACCTCCCGGCAGACA GTGGCGAGAAGACATCAGTGGCCGTCTCTGTGCTGCTGGCACAGTCTGTCTTCCTGCTGCTCATCTCCAAGCGGCTGCCGGCCACCTCCATGGCCATTCCGCTCATCGGCAA gttcctgctCTTCGGCATGGTGCTGGTGGCCATGGTCGTGGTGATCTGTGTCATCGTGCTCAACATCCACTTCCGAACGCCCAGCACCCACGTGCTGTCCGagggtgtcaagaag ctctttctggagacCCTGCCTGAACTGCTGCACATGTCCCACCCGGCGGAGGACGGGCCCGGCCCGGGGACCCTGGTCCGCAGGAGCAGCTCGGTGGGCTACATCTCCAAGGCTGAGGAGTACTTCTCCCTCAAGTCCCGCAGCGACCTCATGTTTGAGAAGCAGTCGGAGCGGCACGGGCTGGCCCGGCGCCTCACCACTGCAC GCCGACCCCCACCAGGCTCCAAGCAGACCCAGAAGGAGCTCTTCAGTGAGCTGAAGCCAGCAGTGGACGGGGCCAACTTCATTGTCAACCACATGCGGGACCAGAACAATTACAACGAG GAGAAGGACTGCTGGAACCGCGTGTCCCGTACGGTAGACCGCCTCTGCCTGTTTGTGGTGACGCCCATCATGGTGGTGGTCACGGCCTGGATCTTCCTGCAGGGCGTCTACAACCAGCCTCCCCCTCAGCCTTTCCCCGGTGACCCCTTCTCCTACCaagagaaggacaaacgcttcatctaa
- the CHRND gene encoding acetylcholine receptor subunit delta isoform X2, producing the protein MEGPLLVLGLLVTLAVSGNWALNEEERLIRHLFQEKGYNKEVRPVAHKDESVDVSLALTLSNLISLGWTDSRLQWDAEEFGNISILRLPAELLWLPEIVLENNNDGSFQISYSCNVLVYPSGYVYWLPPAIFRSSCPISVTYFPFDWQNCSLKFSSLKYTAKEITLSLKQEADEEEHQYFVEWIIIDPEGFTENGEWEIVHRPARVNVDPSVPLDSRDRQDVTFYLIIRRKPLFYIINILVPCVLISFMVNLVFYLPADSGEKTSVAVSVLLAQSVFLLLISKRLPATSMAIPLIGKFLLFGMVLVAMVVVICVIVLNIHFRTPSTHVLSEGVKKLFLETLPELLHMSHPAEDGPGPGTLVRRSSSVGYISKAEEYFSLKSRSDLMFEKQSERHGLARRLTTARRPPPGSKQTQKELFSELKPAVDGANFIVNHMRDQNNYNEEKDCWNRVSRTVDRLCLFVVTPIMVVVTAWIFLQGVYNQPPPQPFPGDPFSYQEKDKRFI; encoded by the exons ATGGAGGGGCCCTTGCTGGTGCTGGGGCTGCTGGTCACCTTAGCGGTGTCTG GCAACTGGGCCCTGAACGAGGAGGAGCGGCTGATCCGGCACCTGTTCCAGGAGAAGGGCTACAACAAGGAGGTCCGGCCAGTGGCCCACAAGGACGAGAGCGTGGACGTCTCTCTGGCCCTCACCCTCTCCAACCTCATCTCCCTG ggctggaccGACAGCCGTCTGCAGTGGGATGCTGAGGAATTTGGAAACATCAGTATCTTGCGCCTGCCTGCCGAACTACTGTGGCTTCCAGAGATAGTGCTGGAGAATAA CAATGACGGCTCATTCCAGATATCCTACTCCTGCAACGTGCTCGTCTACCCATCAGGCTACGTGTACTGGCTGCCACCCGCCATCTTCCGCTCCTCCTGCCCCATCTCCGTCACCTACTTCCCCTTCGACTGGCAGAACTGCTCCCTCAAGTTCAG CTCGCTCAAGTACACGGCCAAGGAGATCACCTTGAGCCTGAAGCAGGAGGCTGACGAAGAGGAGCACCAGTACTTCGTGGAGTGGATCATCATTGACCCCGAGGGCTTCACAG AGAATGGGGAGTGGGAGATTGTGCACCGGCCCGCGAGGGTCAACGTGGACCCCAGCGTCCCGCTGGACAGCCGCGACCGGCAGGACGTCACCTTCTACCTCATCATCCGTCGCAAGccgctcttctacatcatcaacatCTTGGTGCCCTGCGTCCTCATCTCCTTCATGGTCAACCTGGTCTTCTACCTCCCGGCAGACA GTGGCGAGAAGACATCAGTGGCCGTCTCTGTGCTGCTGGCACAGTCTGTCTTCCTGCTGCTCATCTCCAAGCGGCTGCCGGCCACCTCCATGGCCATTCCGCTCATCGGCAA gttcctgctCTTCGGCATGGTGCTGGTGGCCATGGTCGTGGTGATCTGTGTCATCGTGCTCAACATCCACTTCCGAACGCCCAGCACCCACGTGCTGTCCGagggtgtcaagaag ctctttctggagacCCTGCCTGAACTGCTGCACATGTCCCACCCGGCGGAGGACGGGCCCGGCCCGGGGACCCTGGTCCGCAGGAGCAGCTCGGTGGGCTACATCTCCAAGGCTGAGGAGTACTTCTCCCTCAAGTCCCGCAGCGACCTCATGTTTGAGAAGCAGTCGGAGCGGCACGGGCTGGCCCGGCGCCTCACCACTGCAC GCCGACCCCCACCAGGCTCCAAGCAGACCCAGAAGGAGCTCTTCAGTGAGCTGAAGCCAGCAGTGGACGGGGCCAACTTCATTGTCAACCACATGCGGGACCAGAACAATTACAACGAG GAGAAGGACTGCTGGAACCGCGTGTCCCGTACGGTAGACCGCCTCTGCCTGTTTGTGGTGACGCCCATCATGGTGGTGGTCACGGCCTGGATCTTCCTGCAGGGCGTCTACAACCAGCCTCCCCCTCAGCCTTTCCCCGGTGACCCCTTCTCCTACCaagagaaggacaaacgcttcatctaa
- the CHRND gene encoding acetylcholine receptor subunit delta isoform X3, giving the protein MLRNLETSVSCACLPNYCGFQRYNDGSFQISYSCNVLVYPSGYVYWLPPAIFRSSCPISVTYFPFDWQNCSLKFSSLKYTAKEITLSLKQEADEEEHQYFVEWIIIDPEGFTENGEWEIVHRPARVNVDPSVPLDSRDRQDVTFYLIIRRKPLFYIINILVPCVLISFMVNLVFYLPADSGEKTSVAVSVLLAQSVFLLLISKRLPATSMAIPLIGKFLLFGMVLVAMVVVICVIVLNIHFRTPSTHVLSEGVKKLFLETLPELLHMSHPAEDGPGPGTLVRRSSSVGYISKAEEYFSLKSRSDLMFEKQSERHGLARRLTTARRPPPGSKQTQKELFSELKPAVDGANFIVNHMRDQNNYNEEKDCWNRVSRTVDRLCLFVVTPIMVVVTAWIFLQGVYNQPPPQPFPGDPFSYQEKDKRFI; this is encoded by the exons ATGCTGAGGAATTTGGAAACATCAGTATCTTGCGCCTGCCTGCCGAACTACTGTGGCTTCCAGAGATA CAATGACGGCTCATTCCAGATATCCTACTCCTGCAACGTGCTCGTCTACCCATCAGGCTACGTGTACTGGCTGCCACCCGCCATCTTCCGCTCCTCCTGCCCCATCTCCGTCACCTACTTCCCCTTCGACTGGCAGAACTGCTCCCTCAAGTTCAG CTCGCTCAAGTACACGGCCAAGGAGATCACCTTGAGCCTGAAGCAGGAGGCTGACGAAGAGGAGCACCAGTACTTCGTGGAGTGGATCATCATTGACCCCGAGGGCTTCACAG AGAATGGGGAGTGGGAGATTGTGCACCGGCCCGCGAGGGTCAACGTGGACCCCAGCGTCCCGCTGGACAGCCGCGACCGGCAGGACGTCACCTTCTACCTCATCATCCGTCGCAAGccgctcttctacatcatcaacatCTTGGTGCCCTGCGTCCTCATCTCCTTCATGGTCAACCTGGTCTTCTACCTCCCGGCAGACA GTGGCGAGAAGACATCAGTGGCCGTCTCTGTGCTGCTGGCACAGTCTGTCTTCCTGCTGCTCATCTCCAAGCGGCTGCCGGCCACCTCCATGGCCATTCCGCTCATCGGCAA gttcctgctCTTCGGCATGGTGCTGGTGGCCATGGTCGTGGTGATCTGTGTCATCGTGCTCAACATCCACTTCCGAACGCCCAGCACCCACGTGCTGTCCGagggtgtcaagaag ctctttctggagacCCTGCCTGAACTGCTGCACATGTCCCACCCGGCGGAGGACGGGCCCGGCCCGGGGACCCTGGTCCGCAGGAGCAGCTCGGTGGGCTACATCTCCAAGGCTGAGGAGTACTTCTCCCTCAAGTCCCGCAGCGACCTCATGTTTGAGAAGCAGTCGGAGCGGCACGGGCTGGCCCGGCGCCTCACCACTGCAC GCCGACCCCCACCAGGCTCCAAGCAGACCCAGAAGGAGCTCTTCAGTGAGCTGAAGCCAGCAGTGGACGGGGCCAACTTCATTGTCAACCACATGCGGGACCAGAACAATTACAACGAG GAGAAGGACTGCTGGAACCGCGTGTCCCGTACGGTAGACCGCCTCTGCCTGTTTGTGGTGACGCCCATCATGGTGGTGGTCACGGCCTGGATCTTCCTGCAGGGCGTCTACAACCAGCCTCCCCCTCAGCCTTTCCCCGGTGACCCCTTCTCCTACCaagagaaggacaaacgcttcatctaa
- the PRSS56 gene encoding serine protease 56 gives MLLAALLLLLLPLPGLWAAPGHPLYLRLPPSTLQVLSARGTQALRAAQRSARWAVQRVAVEIQHRLHECQASGPRHPTPPVSLLQAPPEPEPCGERRPGAANVTSAHGRIVGGSAAPPGAWPWLVRLQLGGQPQCSGVLVAASWVLSAAHCFESARNELRWTVTLAEGPRGQRAEEVLVNRILPHPQFDPRTFHNDLALVQLWTPASPAGPARPVCLPPAPREPPAGTACAIAGWGALFEDGPEAGALREARVPLLSADACRRALGPALRPNSMLCAGYLAGGIDSCQGDSGGPLTCTEPGPHPREVLYGLTSWGDGCGEPGKPGVYTRVAIFRDWILEQMSASPSSREPSCRELLDWDPSDKTLTASAGTCTFYERRCAGSGAACARWAHQQCLQHRRRCELRSLGHTLMGLLRGAQELLGPARTPPSLREPLGQPAQEQRPQPGCPGLEPLLRKLVALQNTHAWILWVPPEGLAMDFHEVLADLGSKSLSGQFRAWVQAGLGGQRLVFSALVGLEPATMAQSLPRLLAQALQAFRLAAGPKGEPLEGSWRRRLGRRLSTFQWPWKRTSP, from the exons TGCTGTCGGCGCGCGGGACGCAGGCGTTGCGGGCTGCCCAGAGGAGCGCGCGGTGGGCAGTGCAGCGCGTGGCTGTGGAGATCCAGCACCGACTGCACGAATGCCAAGCTT CAGGACCTCGGCACCCCACGCCTCCAGTCTCCCTCCTGCAGGCCCCACCGGAGCCAG AGCCGTGCGGCGAGCGGCGCCCGGGGGCCGCCAACGTGACGTCGGCCCACGGCCGCATCGTGGGGGGCAGCGCGGCGCCACCGGGGGCCTGGCCCTGGCTGGTGCGGCTGCAGCTCGGGGGGCAGCCCCAGTGCAGCGGCGTCCTGGTGGCGGCGTCCTGGGTGCTGAGCGCCGCGCACTGCTTCGAGAG CGCCCGGAACGAGCTGCGGTGGACGGTGACGCTGGCCGAGGGGCCCCGGGGCCAGCGGGCGGAGGAGGTGCTGGTGAACCGCATCTTGCCCCACCCCCAG TTTGACCCGCGGACCTTCCACAACGACCTGGCCTTGGTGCAGCTGTGGACGCCAGCCAGCCCGGCGGGGCCCGCGCGCCCCGTGTGCCTGCCCCCGGCGCCCCGGGAGCCCCCCGCCGGCACCGCTTGCGCCATTGCAGGCTGGGGGGCCCTCTTCGAAG ATGGGCCCGAGGCTGGCGCGTTGAGAGAGGCCCGCGTGCCCCTTCTCAGCGCGGACGCTTGCCGACGTGCCCTGGGGCCTGCGCTGCGCCCCAACAGCATGCTCTGTGCCGGCTACCTGGCCGGGGGCATCGACTCGTGCCAG GGTGACTCTGGCGGCCCCCTCACCTGCACTGAGCctggcccccaccccagggaggtCCTGTATGGTCTCACCTCCTGGGGGGACGGCTGCGGGGAGCCGGGCAAACCCGGGGTCTACACTCGCGTGGCCATATTCCGAGACTGGATCCTGGAGCAGATGAGCG CGTCCCCCTCCAGCCGCGAGCCTAGCTGCAGGGAGCTCCTGGACTGGGACCCGTCGGACAAGACGCTGACCGCGTCAGCCGGGACGTGCACCTTCTACGAGCGCCGGTGCGCGGGCTCCGGGGCGGCCTGTGCGCGCTGGGCGCACCAGCAGTGTCTACAGCACCGGCGGCGATGCG AGCTGCGCTCACTGGGGCACACCCTGATGGGCTTGCTTCGAGGCGCGCAGGAGCTGCTCGGCCCCGCACGCACCCCGCCGTCGCTCCGAGAGCCACTAGGGCAGCCAGCCCAGGAACAAAGGCCGCAGCCAG GTTGCCCTGGGCTGGAGCCCTTGCTACGGAAACTGGTGGCCCTTCAGAACACCCATGCTTGGATCCTCTGGGTGCCCCCTGAAGGTCTGGCCATGGACTTCCATGAG GTTCTTGCTGACCTGGGCTCCAAGTCGCTGAGTGGGCAATTCCGCGCCTGGGTGcaggcaggcctggggggccagCGCCTGGTCTTCAGTGCCCTGGTGGGCCTCGAGCCTGCCACAATGGCTCAGAGCCTGCCCCGGCTGCTCGCCCAGGCCCTGCAGGCCTTCCGCTTGGCTGCTGGGCCCAAGGGAGAACCGCTGGAGGGATCCTGGAGGAGGAGGCTGGGCCGGAGGTTGTCTACCTTTCAGTGGCCATGGAAGAGAACCAGTCCCTGA